The sequence GACGGCTCCGCGGTTTCGTGCGCCGCCGGGGGGGCGGGCTCCTCCGCAAACGCCGGAGCCGGCACGCCGCAGAGCGCCACAAGGGCGGCGCATCGGGAGGCGCCCCGCCAGCAATGCCCGATGAGGTGCCGCCACAGGCTGGAAATCCCCGCCTTCACGAGAACAGCTCCCGAATCGGCTGGGTGCCGAAATCCACCAGCGGAAACGGACGTCCCTGGGGCCCGGGCAGGTGGGTTTCCAAATCCAACCCCAGACTGTGAAAGATGGTCGCCACGATCTCGGAGGGCTTCACTGGCCGCTCGGCCGGATACGCGGCGATGTCATCCGATTTCCCGACGACACGGCCGCCCCGCACGCCGCCACCGGCGAAGTAGCAGGTCCAGCAGGCCGGCCAGTGATCGCGCCCGCCCGTCGGGTTGATCTTGGGCGTCCGGCCGAATTCCGCGAGGTTGGCAACCAGCGTGTCGTCGAGCATGCCGCGCTGCCGGAGATCCTCGATCAGCGCGCCGTAGCCCTGGTCGTACATCGGGCAGACGATGTCCTTCATGCCGGCAATGCTGGTGAAGGGCTTCGAGCCGTGGATGTCCCAGGTGATCTCATCGAAGACCGTGATGAACGTGTTGATGGTGACAAAGCGCACGCCCCGTTCGACGAGCCGCCGCGCCAGCAGGCAGCTCTGTCCAAACCGGGTCATGCCATACCGCTCGCGCACGGCCGCCGGTTCCTTCGAAAGATCAAACGCTTCCCGCGCCTTCTCGCTGGTCATCATCCGGTAGGCGGCCGCGAAGTTGGCATCCATCAGCCGGGCACTGTCGCTCGCCTCGAAGTTCCGGACGGTGCCTTCCACGATATCCCTCAGCTCCCGGCGCCGCTCCAGGCGCGCCTCGCCTATGCCGTCCGGCGGCAGCAGGTCGGGCACCTTGAAGTCCGGCTGCGACGGATCGGCATGGATCGAGAAGGGATCGTAGGCCTTGCCGAGGAATCCGGCGTCCTGACCGTGCGGCAGCCCGCCTCCGGTGTTCCCCATCGGCTCAGGAAGAATCACATGCCCTGGCAGCTCGCTGCGGCGTCCGCGCAGGAACTCCAGCGCACAACCGGCATGGGGCGTGTTGATCCCGCCGGTGAAGAGGCGCCCCGTTTGCAACAACTGGTGCCCGGTGTCATGCACGGCCGCCGCGGTGTGGTACACCGTCCGCACCAGGCTGAACTGGTCGCCAAGCGCCGCGTGGCGGGGCAGCAGCTCCGAGATTTGAAAATCCCCGCGCGTGGAGATGGGCTGAAACGGACCGCGGACCTCCCGGGGGGCATCGGGCTTCATGTCGAAGAGGTCCAGTTGCGAAGGCGCCCCGAGGTTGAAAATCAGGATGGCCGACCGCCCGTTGTCGGGCACCGGCCCCGAGCCCTCCGAGGCCAGGGCCCGCAATGCGTTGAAGCGGGCCCAGGTCAGTCCGAGTGCCCCCAGCGCCCCCGCCTGCAGGAAGTCGCGGCGGGTAACCCCGTCGCAGGTGGTGATGGAACCGCGTCCGCTCAGCGTGATCATGGCGTTGTCTCCCCGGGATGTTTCCCCAAAGAAACCGCAGGACCGCACGATCGTCCATGAAGAATCGGGATGCACCGCACCTGACCCCGCTGCTCTCCCATGGGAGCCGCTACCCGACCGCCCGCACCTGCAGATCCCTCAGCACACGGATCCCTGGGAGTGGGACACCCCGGATCCGACTTCCGAAGCGGCCGGTGTGACGGTTGTACCAGCGGCTGAAGCGCTGTTTGAACTCCTTCATGAACGCGGACACATCGCCCATTCGTTCCAGCAGCGACTGGCGAATATCCGGATCCACCGCCCCACGCGTCTCCAATCCCTCCCGGGCCAGGACGGTCAGGATCCCTCTCTTGCCGTAGAACCCCCCCAGGCGTTGGAGCAGTTCGGCATCCGGGATTTCCCGTGCTGCCGGGACGCGCAGGAGCAGGTGGACGTGGTTGCCCATCATGCAGTAGGTGATGACCTCGATCCCGCAGAACGGGGCGAGTTTGAGGAGGATCTCGGCGAGCTTCTCCTTGCACAGATCGTCGAGCAGTCGCTGACTGCCAACGACGCGGGAGATGCAGTGGTACACCCCCACCCGCCCCTCCGCTGCCCTCACCTTCATCCGTGCCATGCGCATGCTTCGTTTCGACCCGTCGTCCAGCGGCATGTCAATCTTTGAACCATCACTCCATTTTCTAGAACGAGTGGTTCTCGACCCCACACCCACCATCATTCCGGCCTTCGCGCCAGACACCGGCTTCGAGCTCGCTTGGGAGAGCCAGCCCGGCAAGGTCTACGACCTGGTCACCTCGACGGATTTCTCCACGCGGGTTGAGGCGTGGCCGGTCCATGCGGACTACGCCGACATCCCCGCCACCGGCACCACAACCACGTTGACAGATGTCCCCGTGGACGGGTCGCGGTGCTTCTTTGCCGTGATCGAGAAGGACGCCACGCCGGGGGAGTAGGCTCACCGCAGAACTTCTTGTAGGCACGTTGAAATCCGTCAGCCCACGAGGGGAAATCAGGAGTTGACCTATCGAACAGTGCATACACTGTCCTATTGTTGACGCGGAATCCACCACAAAGTACTATTTTGCCCGTGAAAAATTCCAACGAGTCCTACCCCCAGGAATATGAGCGCTTGCGGGCACAATTGGCGCAGACCGGCTGGGTGGCGCTGGGCAGCGTGGTGGAACGAGACCAACCTGGCCAAGGCGGTCCGCGCTACCAGTGGTCGCGGAGGGTGAATCAGAAGACCGTCACGGTTGCCTTGAGCCGGGAGCAGTTTGATTGGATCAAACACGCAATCCAAAGGAATCGGAAGGCATGGGAAATCTTGGAGCAAATGCACCAGCAAAGTCTCGAGTACATGTGGAAAACTCTTCCGAGCGCCACCCGTCGCAAACGCCTCACCAAGAAAACGTTGGGGCTTAACTGAGCGCCATTCAGTCCTTGACCACCCGCAGACGCGACAGCCCGTCGTAGCTCAGTTCCAGTTTCCACTGACTGGCGGACTCCATCAGCACCAACTGGTTCTCCTCGTCGTAACCGTAGCTCACCGCCCCGGACGTCCGGTTGCCGTTCAGATCGTAGCTTCCGGCGGCCTGGTTCAGCACATTGGGTGTGTACGTCGTCACCGTGACGTTGTTCGTGCGCTTGAGCAGGTTCCAGCCCGGGTCGTAGCCGTAGAAGAAATTGTCGGCGGGGACGCTCGTGCCGCTCCCGTTGAAGGCATGCACCGTCCGCAACTGCCCGGCCAGGTCGTAGCTGTTGGTTGTGTACCCGTTCCAGGCCGTGTGACTCGAATTGGTCCGGCTGATCCGCGTCCTCTGGCTCGCCGCGTTGTACTCGTAGCCCAGGCGATTGAGGATGGAATGTCCGCTCGTCCGCAATTGGGTGTCCGCCGTTCTTCCCAGGGCATCAAACTGGTTGGTCAGGTAGTATCCACCCGGCAGACTGATGCGTCCGACTCCCGGTCCCTGATTCGGATAAACGTAGGTGTGCGTCCCGGCCGGACTGACGACCGACGCCAGACGATGGGCGGCGTCCCAGGTGTAGGTGTTGGTCCAGCCGT is a genomic window of Verrucomicrobiia bacterium containing:
- a CDS encoding DUF1501 domain-containing protein, which gives rise to MITLSGRGSITTCDGVTRRDFLQAGALGALGLTWARFNALRALASEGSGPVPDNGRSAILIFNLGAPSQLDLFDMKPDAPREVRGPFQPISTRGDFQISELLPRHAALGDQFSLVRTVYHTAAAVHDTGHQLLQTGRLFTGGINTPHAGCALEFLRGRRSELPGHVILPEPMGNTGGGLPHGQDAGFLGKAYDPFSIHADPSQPDFKVPDLLPPDGIGEARLERRRELRDIVEGTVRNFEASDSARLMDANFAAAYRMMTSEKAREAFDLSKEPAAVRERYGMTRFGQSCLLARRLVERGVRFVTINTFITVFDEITWDIHGSKPFTSIAGMKDIVCPMYDQGYGALIEDLRQRGMLDDTLVANLAEFGRTPKINPTGGRDHWPACWTCYFAGGGVRGGRVVGKSDDIAAYPAERPVKPSEIVATIFHSLGLDLETHLPGPQGRPFPLVDFGTQPIRELFS
- a CDS encoding transposase; this encodes MARMKVRAAEGRVGVYHCISRVVGSQRLLDDLCKEKLAEILLKLAPFCGIEVITYCMMGNHVHLLLRVPAAREIPDAELLQRLGGFYGKRGILTVLAREGLETRGAVDPDIRQSLLERMGDVSAFMKEFKQRFSRWYNRHTGRFGSRIRGVPLPGIRVLRDLQVRAVG